One genomic window of Corynebacterium sp. sy039 includes the following:
- a CDS encoding enoyl-CoA hydratase yields the protein MTETLPHTFAHDQYADQYVRVEQKGKILLITLDRDEQRNALNAQMCQCIANTIERAGVRAQEDDSIRLVVIRGAGKAFCAGADLGSTKEQAATNSGGVYGGGFHDALWAMLRACVNAPIPVVADIHGPAVGAGSQLALACDVRIVGQRAWFKVPAAELGFALDAWTINRARELLGGAVARNMLLAATTISAQQAVESGFALAQASEEEAWGIVEKLSELAPLAVAQLKGVLNAGDSSYAFDANQQEKYQQCWDSADAAEAKAARKEKRAPVFERR from the coding sequence ATGACTGAAACGCTACCGCACACTTTTGCTCATGACCAATATGCTGACCAATATGTTCGAGTTGAACAAAAAGGAAAAATTTTGCTCATCACTCTTGATCGTGATGAACAACGTAATGCCTTGAATGCACAGATGTGTCAGTGCATTGCTAACACTATTGAACGCGCCGGGGTGCGCGCACAGGAAGATGACTCCATAAGGCTTGTGGTGATTCGTGGCGCCGGGAAAGCATTTTGTGCTGGGGCAGATTTGGGATCGACCAAAGAGCAAGCCGCGACGAACAGCGGTGGTGTATATGGTGGAGGATTCCATGATGCTTTGTGGGCTATGTTGCGTGCTTGTGTCAATGCGCCGATTCCTGTTGTGGCAGATATTCATGGTCCCGCTGTTGGGGCTGGCAGTCAGCTGGCACTTGCTTGTGATGTGCGTATCGTGGGGCAGCGGGCATGGTTTAAGGTTCCTGCTGCTGAACTGGGTTTTGCTTTAGATGCTTGGACGATTAATCGTGCGCGCGAGTTACTTGGTGGGGCTGTGGCTCGTAATATGTTGCTCGCTGCTACCACAATAAGTGCGCAGCAAGCAGTGGAAAGTGGTTTTGCTCTTGCTCAAGCCAGTGAGGAAGAAGCATGGGGGATCGTCGAAAAGCTCAGTGAACTTGCTCCGTTGGCGGTGGCGCAGCTTAAAGGAGTGCTGAATGCGGGCGATAGTTCTTATGCTTTCGACGCCAACCAACAGGAAAAATACCAGCAATGTTGGGATAGCGCTGATGCTGCTGAGGCGAAGGCTGCGCGTAAAGAAAAACGAGCACCAGTTTTTGAGCGACGCTAA
- a CDS encoding DUF485 domain-containing protein, whose product MQTSKEFVDLKKTFRAFAFPMAIASFLWYVCYVLTATFASDFMATPVFGTVNIGFIFGWAQFLTTFIITWIYIKFANKNLEPRAAIIRQKMEG is encoded by the coding sequence ATGCAGACAAGTAAAGAGTTTGTTGATCTTAAGAAAACATTTCGAGCATTTGCGTTCCCTATGGCAATCGCATCTTTCCTTTGGTATGTGTGCTATGTGCTGACCGCAACCTTTGCATCGGATTTTATGGCGACACCAGTGTTTGGAACGGTAAATATCGGTTTCATCTTTGGTTGGGCACAATTCCTTACCACATTCATCATTACGTGGATCTACATCAAGTTTGCTAATAAGAATCTCGAACCGCGTGCTGCGATAATTCGTCAGAAGATGGAAGGCTAA